The DNA window TTTCCCCTTCGCAGGCGGCAAGAAAATTTGAAAATGAATTCGGAGAATCCGTATTGGATATTTTAGGGACAAATCCGTTTCCATCGTCATTTATTGTAAGACTTTCGCCTGAATTCGGCACTGCGGTTGACGCATCGTATATAGCCACAAGAATTGCGGCTCTTAATAATATTGAAGAAGTTCATTACAGGAAGAGTCTTCTTGTCTCAGTTGACAGGTATATAAATATACTAATAGGATTAGCATCGGTCATTGGCGGTATCGTTCTAATTTCAGCAATATTAATTTCTTCTTACACAATAAAACTTACAATTTTCGCCAAACGTGATATTATCTGGACTATGAGACTTGTAGGCGCTACTGACAGCTTCGTAAGGAGACCATTTTTAGTCGAAGGAATTGTTGAAGGATTAATGGCGGGCGTGGTGGCTGTAGGATTCGTGGAAATCGGATACAGGATAGCCTCAAGAATATTGAGAGAGTATATCCCAATTGAACGAGTGGAAGTAAACAGTGAAATTTACATCGGAATGTTGCTTTTTGGAATGACTCTCGGGTGGTTTAGCAGCAGATTGTCTGTCAGTCGATTTTTAAAAGAGAGTATGTAGTTTTGTACGAACTCTTATCAATACTCTAATTTGATAGAGAATGCTCTATTATATTATCAATTCTTGATTGTTTTAACTTGACTGAAAGCCGTTTTTATCATACTTTTCGAGGTTAATTAGGGGTATTGTGACCGAAAATATGAATGATTTAAACAGAAGACAAAAGAATATACTAAGAGCGATTATTGGAGAATTTATCTCCTCCGCCGCTCCGGTGGGTTCAAAGAACCTGAAAAAGAGCAATAATTTGAAGGTGAGCCCCGCTACTATTCGTCACATAATGAATGATTTAGAAGAAAGAGGCTATGTTTTTCAGCCGCACACTTCCGCCGGAAGAGTACCTACGGACAAAGCTTATCGCCTCTATGTCAACGAATTAATCTCAAACGATATTCTCAGTATTGAGCAGCAGGAGGAAGTGGAGGATTCGCTTCGCCCTTATGCGGTAGATGTTGAGTCTCTGCTCTCAACAGCAAGCTCGCTATTAGGTGAATTCACTTCAGAATTGGGAGTCGTTATTGCGCCGTTGATACTCGATGGTGAGTTGACCGGAATCAATTTATACTCCGTTGCAAGTCAGACTGTTCTGGTAGTTTTGCAGCTAAGAGAAGGATTTGCGAAAACAATAGTGTTAGAAATTCAATCGTCTCTACCTTCTGATGTTTTAGAAATGATTTCCGGTAAGTTGAATGAAAAGCTTGCAGGACTTGAGTTAAGGGAGATTCGCAAAACGATATCTCAAAGATGTCGCGATTTTACGAATGAAAGTTCAGGCATTGTAAAACTGCTCATTGATTCCGCTGATAGGGTCTTTGACTTCAGTGAGAACGAAAAAATTACCTATAGCGGCTCGGCGAATATGCTTTCAAAACCTGAATTTTCAGATCCTGCGAAGATGAGAAACCTGATGAAGGTTCTTGAGAATGAGAAGAAATTTATTAAGCAACTCCAGGATACGACCAATCAGAATGGTATAAACATAACTATTGGCAAAGAATTGGATGATCCGATAATCTCGGAACTCAGCTTTGTAACCTCGTCATACAAATTTGGGCATCAGATAGGAATACTTGCGGTGGTAGGACCCACGAGAATGGAATACAAAAAAGCAATTTCAATAGTGAATCATACGGCGAAGACCCTGACAGAATCATTTTCTAAGTAAAGGTAGAAGGATATTTGATTATTTATGAATAATGAAATCGAAGTAGAGACTAAAGAGAGCAACGAAATAAAGGTAGCAAAGAAAAAGCCTCGAGCTAAAAAGCCAACGAAATTACAGCAGGCACTGCTTGATATAGATGAACTTAAAGATAAGGCGCTTAGGCAAGCCGCCGAATATGAGAATTTTAAGAAACGCTCTGTTCGCGAATCGGATAACGCTATAAATAGGACAAGAGATTATACTATAGCGTCCTTTTTACCACTTCTTGACGATATTGAACGGACACTAAGCTCGGTCAAAGAACATAAGGGTATAGATTCTTTCGTGGAAGGAATAAAGCTGATTAAAATAAATTTTAATAAGATACTCAGTGAAAAAGGAGTGGTGTCGATAGAATCAGTGGGTAATCAATTCGATCCCGAATTGCATGAAGCAATGATGGTGGAAAATAATTCTGACTATGAAAATAACATAGTCATTGAAGAATTTGAACGAGGTTTTAAGCATGGCGACAGAATATTGCGACCCTCAAAAGTTAAGGTAAACAGAATTTCTGATGGCGAATGACTATTATGATACCCTTGGTGTAGATCGTTCAGCATCCGAGGAAGAGATTAAAAAATCTTATAGAAAGCTCGCAATGAAATATCATCCTGACCGTAACCCGGGAGATAAAACAGCGGAGAGCACTTTTAAAGAAATCTCACATGCATATTCTGTATTGACAGACAGTCAGAAAAGAGCAAGATATGATCAGTTCGGGGAAGCGGGAACGAGCGGTGGCGGATTTGATCCATTCACGGGTGACGCATTCGACCTTTCCGATGCGCTTCGCACTTTCATGGAGCAAGGCTTTGGCGGGAGAGGCGGGTTCGGCTCCGAGCAAAGCAGAAACGAACAACGAAGACGCGGTAATAATCTAAAACTTACATTAGAAGTTTCCCTTGAAGAAATACTCGAAGGGGTAAATAGGAAAATAAAAGTTAAGAGATATGAAGCGTGTAATAGATGTGATGGTGTTGGTGCGGAGAGAGGAAGCGATAGAAAAACCTGCCCTGTCTGTCAGGGTCAAGGTCAGGTAAAGCAAGTCAGCAGATCTCTTTTCGGGCAATTTATTAATGTTCACGCTTGTCCGAATTGTAGCGGTGAAGGATCTATCATCGACAATTTCTGCAAAGATTGTCATGGTTCGGGAAGAAAACGGGTTAATAGCGAGGTAAATGTGGATATTCCCGCGGGAGTTACAACAGGAAACTATTTGACCTTAAACGGTGAGGGAAATGCAGGCGAGCGAGGCGGGCCACCCGGTGATTTAATAGTCGTTATTCAGGAAAAGGAGCATAAATATTTCGTTCGAGAAAACAAAAATTTATTTATCGAAGCAAAGATAACTTTTTCTGAAGCTGCTTTAGGAACAGAAATCGAGGTGCCCACATTAACAGGAAAGGCAAAATTAAAAATCCCACAGGGCGTACAGTCAGGGCGTTTTTTACGAATGCGAGGAAAAGGTTTACCCGGATTACGAGGCGGTAGAAAAGGGGATCAGATGGTTCGCATTCAGGTTTGGACCCCATCCAAAATCAGTGATGAACAAAGAAAATTGTTGGTTAAGCTGGAAAAAAGTAACGGATCCAAACCACCTGAAATAATTGGCAAAGGGTACTTTGCTAATATATCAGATTAGTGACGAAATACTATATTAAAAAATAAACGCATAAGATTTAAATAATGAATAAATATTTTACACAAAAAGAATCTGTGGCAATCGGTTTTCTTGCTATAGCGTTTCTTGTGGGCGAAGGTGTAAATTTCTACAGGGAGAAGGCAGCAAAAGAGCGCTTGGAAAAATCTCTCCCATTACTTGTAAGCGAGAACAGAAAATTTCTTGAGACAACTTCCATGCTCGAAGCTCAGTTTGAAAAAGAAAATCAAGGAATAGAATTTAACGATAATGGTTCTCTAAAATCGCTCAATATAAACGTTGTCGGACTTGATGCGCTGACATTACTGCCCGGTGTTGGAAAAGTAATCGCCGGCCGAATGTTAGATAGAAGAATCAGAAAAGGTCCTTTTGAAACCGCAGAAGAATTGCTTGCTATCAAAGGTATCGGCCCAAAGAAATTTAAAAATATTCAACCGTATCTGATTATAAATGATTCAACAATGAAGTATAAGAACCAATAAAACTCGGGAGGTAGAGTGCTGAAGCTGCATGAAAAAAAGTTATCTAAATATTTTGACATAATAATTGGCGTCATGGTGGTTTTGTTCTTAGCAGTGCTATTTATTCCAAAATATCTTTGGAGCGAGGAGGATAGACTCAGGGAAGAATGTCGAACTCGGCTGGAAAATATTTATGAGTTAGAAATAGAATTTTTCCGATTAACTAACAGATTTCCTACTTCACCTGAAGAAGCGTTAATGCTGGTAAACGCTGTGTTGGATTCTGCCAGGGCAGATACAGGGTTCTTCGGTGCTGAGACTCTGATGATAGATACTTCCGTATATGTCATAGATACTCAGGGAGATATTGTAGCACGTGTAGACACATTATTAACATTACCGGAATCTGTTGATGAATTTAATTGTCCGTTGGCTCAGGAGCGATATACGATTAATATAGAGGGAAATAGAACTATTTATCTCGCCTGTCCTATTAAAAAGGAATTGGAAATTTTTAAAATCACAATGGTGGAGGCGGATGATTCACTCCGAAGCCTTTATGCTGAAGTAATTGCGGAAGACAATTACGAGATTCATACACTTGATGCTTTGAGTAAAATACCATCTCATCAGGCGGAATTAATGCCGGAACTATTTGTTATTGATGATAGGCTCATAAATGATGGAAATCTCGAAATAGTGAATGATATATATGAAAATGATGAAGATGCGTTGGTTCTGCTGATGATGATTCAAGAACCGGATACCTCGGATGAAGCTAAACGAAAATTTCCTACTACGAATGGAACTATACCCTATTCATTCTCTCTCGGTGATCTTAAGGATAATATCGATGGAACAATACTTACTTCGCCAAGACGCTGGCTAAGAGAGGATTATTACGAGCGGCATTTTTTATTTTTTTCGATGGTTGATTCTATTCACGGTTTCATCGAAGATGGCGATAGATCGTGGCTTTACGGAGATCAATAATCTATTTAGGGGCAGAATAAATTGAGCGCTGATAATAATCAGAAGTTTCCATGCGTCGGTATCAGTATGGAAGGAAGCATAATTCGTTCAGTAGAATTAGGGGTGGATAATGGCAAGCACAAACTCCTGGCTGTTAACGAGATGGAAGCTTCGAGTAATTTATGGGAAGAAATTCGATCTGATTCGGGCAATTCCGAACAATTATTATCATATTTGAACCCTGCAATTGAAGCGTTACCTGAAAAACCGAAATCTATCGCTATCGCATTAGATTCTAAGTCAGCAGTTATAAAAGTTCATCTTGTTGATACCGGGCTTCCGGAAGAAGAAAAAGACGAATTTATTCAGTGGGAGGCGAGAAAACGGTTGGGAGATTCGTATGGTGAATATGCAGTTACAATTTACCCGCTTTTAGAAGAAATCCCCAAATTCAGTAAATACCTATCCGTATCTGTAAAAAATGAAACGATTGAGCTATTAGACTCAATTTGTTCCTCTCTGGATATTCCGCTTGAGGTCATTGATGTGGATGTTTTTGCAGGAATAAATGCCGTATTATTTCTTAATGAACAGGCTTCATCGGGGAAAACATCAATTTTTAGATATTTGGAAAACGAATATACCGTAACTAATTTAATTGACGGAGAATTTATAAACAGCTCTCTGTTTCATAAAGAAAAAGATGGTTCGACTTTTATCGTTAACTCGTCCTCAAAAGATAAGGATACGGAAGATATTATCAGTTCACTTTCATCGGATAATCCTTCAAGTCCATTGAAAATTGTAGATAATATTTATATCTATCAAGGTGCTGCGCAGGGTGCATTATTAAAACCGTTGTTAGAAAAAGACGGGGATGGCAGGATTATGGAGGTTAATCCTTTTAGTGAAATAGAGCTGGGCGATGGCGTTAATAAAGCAGTGTTTGAAGATAATCCCGCTCGATTTACAGAAACATTTGGTATGGCGGTTCGGCTGTTGGACAACGAAGAAGGTTCTTAAAACGTTATGGTAAAAGTAAATCTTCTAAATAAGCAAGCATCGGAACCCGAAGAGCCGAATGATCTCTTGAATAATGAGGACACTGCTGTTCCCGATATGTCCAATCCGTCTGAACCGGAGCCTGAAACAAGCGCAAAAAAGGGCGGAGCTCTAAAATATATTTTGCTCATTTTTATCGCACTTATCGCTACAGGCTCAGCATATTTCCTCTACACAAAAGGGTGGAGTCTTAAAGATATAAGCTTCAAATCCGATGACTCTCTCATTATTGCGGATGAATCTTCTATGGATGAATCACCCAAAAAGAAAGCTTCGGTACGGAAAAAGAGCAAAGTTAAGAAAAAACTATCGACTATTAAACCCCGGGACCCGGACGTCAAAAAAGAACAACCTAAATCTAAACCCAAACAGAAGCCTAAATCTCAAAGTAAGAAAAAGGTTCCAAAATCCGCCAATATAGTAGTAGCAAAGGCGGCAGATGGAAGGAATCTGCTTGAGGTATTAAATTCAATTGTGACCTCTTTGGACGAAGAATCAGGAGATTTGAAATTGGCAGTATCGAGCAGCCGAGTAACGCTTGCCATTAATCTAAATTCAAGAGAGGATGCCGCATTGCTGTTAAGAAGAATTCGTCAAAAATGGCCGCTTAGCAATCTAAGGGCTGTTAGATTTGAGCAAACAAATAACCTGTCGGCATATAATTATGCGACTCAGTTTAATGGATCAGTAAAATCTACCGCAGTAGCGCCCGCAATGGAAGGTGGAATTCGCACAAAGATGAATCTGGGCGACTTTAAAAAACTTCTGTCCGGCTATCTTACAAAATCAGGACTGACTTCGAGTAGTTTGGATGCAAAAAAAGGAGTTAAAGGTAAGTCGGGAACTGTTATTCCAATAGTAATAACGGCTGACGGGGCTAATGAATCTATCGTACTTTTCATGGAATCTCTTATAAAATCCGATGCATCATATACTGTTTCAAGAGCATCAGTATTGAGCAAAGACGATGCCGTTTCCAAGATGTCTATCTATTTGAGCCTTAATATCGGATCAGTTAAGGCTCGCTCCTGATTAATGGTAAGAATTATATCCGGTACCCTGCGCGGTAATAAACTTGCTAATTTTACCGGTAACGATGTTCGTCCCACTTCAGACAGGATTAAGGAATGGATATTCAACGTACTTGGCAATATCGAAGGCTCGAAAGTTCTTGATTTATTCGCGGGAACGGGCAATCTCGGCATAGAAGCTATCAGTAGAGGAGCGGAATCTGTCACATTTGTTGACAGATCATCTAAATCACTTCAGTTAATAAAGAAAAATGTAACTCTTATGAAATTAGAAAACAGTGTAGAGATTCAGCGAAAAGATTCTCTGAAATTTATCGGTAAAAAAAATAAAGGCGAGTTTGACCTCATATTTGCCGATCCTCCTTATTCGTATTCTGATTCATCACGTTTAACGCTGGGAGTTATAAATATTTTGCCGCAATCCGGTACTTTCGTCTATGAAACGTCTATGAAAGTAAGTAAAAACTTGCCGATAGAGCCCGGTCGGGTGAAAAAGTTCGGTGAAACAGTAATCAACATTTACAGAGGTGAAAATTGAAAATCGCAGTATATCCCGGAACATTCGACCCTATTACTAACGGACATATCGACATTATTCAAAGAGGGTTGCGTATCTTCGACAAGATTATAGTCACGGTTGCCGTAAATCCGGGAAAGTCACCACTATTCAGTCTTGAAGAAAGAATAGAAATGATCGAGCAGTCAATTGGAGCGGTAGAAAATGTGGAAGTTGCTCAATTTCACGGTCTGATAGCCGAATACCTTAAAAGTGTGAACGCTATCGCTATGATTAGGGGTCTGAGAGCTATTTCGGATTTCGAATACGAGTTTCAAATGTCTCTTATGAATCGGAAATTAAACGAGGAAGTAGAAACAGTATTTCTTATGCCTGCGCAAGAATATATCCACTTGAATTCTACGATAATCAAAGAAGTCGCAAGTTTTAACGGTGATATAAGCGAATACGTACCGAAAAACGTCGAAGACAAACTGAACGAAAAGTACGGCAGGTAAAAGCTGTTGAATCCAATTGACCGAATAATTCATAAGGCAACAGCTGTCGGCAGCAGTTTGGTTTTCCCTGAGGGAGAAGATTTAAGGGTAATCAACGCCGCCGCTGCAATTATAGAATCGAAAATCGCAAGTGTTACGCTGCTTGGAGATGTGGGGAAAATTCAAATAACAGCATCGGAAAACAATCTCGACTTGAATCGGATTTCGCTGATTGACGCTTCCGCTTCCGAATATGAAAATGAATTCAGTGAGATAGTAAAAAGTAAACTCAGCGATAAAGATTCGTCTGCCGAATCTATCTCCGAAATTGTCGAAAACCCCGTAAATTTCGGCGCTCTGATGGTATCAACGGGTAAAGTGGACGGATGCATCGCAGGAGCTGTAAACAGAAGCGGGGACGTTATCAGAGCCGCGCTCAAATTCATAGGCTTGGATGAAAAATCACGTCTGCTTTCCGGTTCTTTTCTTATGCTCTCTCCCGACGGAAACAAGGCATATACATTCGCCGATTGCGGCGTTATTCCTGACCCTTCCGCAGCTGTGTTGGCAAAGATTGCAATTGCGTCGGCCAGAAACCATAATAGTTTGACGGGAGAAGAGCCCAGGATAGCGTTTCTTTCTTTCTCCACAAAAGGAAGCGCGAATCACAAGCGGGTTGAGAAAATGAGAGAGGCTTTACAGGCAGCACAGAAAGAATGCCCGGAATATCTCATGGACGGTGAATTGCAGTTCGATGCGGCATTTGACGCAAAAATCGGTGGAGAAAAAGCTCCCGAAAGTGATGTAGCGGGACGGGCGAATGTGTTTATTTTCCCCGATCTCGATAGCGGAAATATCGCTTATAAAATAGCTCAGAGAATGGGCGGCTATGAAGCGCTTGGACCGATTCTTCAGGGTCTAAAATTTCCTATGAATGATTTGTCAAGGGGATGCTCCTCCGAGGATATAGTTAAGGTAGCCGCTATAACAGCTGTTCAGACAGAAAATGTAAACAGGAAAGAGAATAATATTTATGCCCACGTATGATTATCAATGTTCCAATTGCGGATTTCGGTTCGAAGAATTTCAGAATATTTTTGCTGATCCGATTAAAAAATGCCCGGATTGCAAAAAGAATAAAGTTATCAGAATTATTAGCGGCGGCGCAGGATTAATATTTAAGGGATCGGGATTTTATATTACCGATTACAAAAATAAAAAGCCGACTGAAACTAAATCAGCTGAAACTAAATCAACGGATAAAAAACCAAAGAAAAAAGAGACAGCGAAAAGCAGTGCCGAAAAAAAAGATTAACTATAAATCCAGGAAAAATATATGGCTTATGACAAACTGAATCTGCCTGATAACGGGGAGAAAATAAAGTTTGAAAACGGAAATATAGTCGTACCGGCAAATCCTATAATCCCGTTTATAGAGGGTGATGGAATAGGTCCTGATATTTGGAAGGCGACTAAAATAGTTATTGACGCGGCTGTAGAAAAAGCGTACGGTTCCGAGAAAAGTATCGAATGGTTAGAGATCTATGCGGGTGAAAAGGCGAATGATCTATACGGAGAATACTTGCCGGATGACACAACAGCCGCAATCAGAGATTTTTTTGTCGCAATAAAAGGT is part of the Candidatus Neomarinimicrobiota bacterium genome and encodes:
- the hrcA gene encoding heat-inducible transcription repressor HrcA; this translates as MTENMNDLNRRQKNILRAIIGEFISSAAPVGSKNLKKSNNLKVSPATIRHIMNDLEERGYVFQPHTSAGRVPTDKAYRLYVNELISNDILSIEQQEEVEDSLRPYAVDVESLLSTASSLLGEFTSELGVVIAPLILDGELTGINLYSVASQTVLVVLQLREGFAKTIVLEIQSSLPSDVLEMISGKLNEKLAGLELREIRKTISQRCRDFTNESSGIVKLLIDSADRVFDFSENEKITYSGSANMLSKPEFSDPAKMRNLMKVLENEKKFIKQLQDTTNQNGINITIGKELDDPIISELSFVTSSYKFGHQIGILAVVGPTRMEYKKAISIVNHTAKTLTESFSK
- the dnaJ gene encoding molecular chaperone DnaJ; the protein is MMANDYYDTLGVDRSASEEEIKKSYRKLAMKYHPDRNPGDKTAESTFKEISHAYSVLTDSQKRARYDQFGEAGTSGGGFDPFTGDAFDLSDALRTFMEQGFGGRGGFGSEQSRNEQRRRGNNLKLTLEVSLEEILEGVNRKIKVKRYEACNRCDGVGAERGSDRKTCPVCQGQGQVKQVSRSLFGQFINVHACPNCSGEGSIIDNFCKDCHGSGRKRVNSEVNVDIPAGVTTGNYLTLNGEGNAGERGGPPGDLIVVIQEKEHKYFVRENKNLFIEAKITFSEAALGTEIEVPTLTGKAKLKIPQGVQSGRFLRMRGKGLPGLRGGRKGDQMVRIQVWTPSKISDEQRKLLVKLEKSNGSKPPEIIGKGYFANISD
- a CDS encoding zinc ribbon domain-containing protein, which produces MPTYDYQCSNCGFRFEEFQNIFADPIKKCPDCKKNKVIRIISGGAGLIFKGSGFYITDYKNKKPTETKSAETKSTDKKPKKKETAKSSAEKKD
- a CDS encoding nucleotide exchange factor GrpE — protein: MNNEIEVETKESNEIKVAKKKPRAKKPTKLQQALLDIDELKDKALRQAAEYENFKKRSVRESDNAINRTRDYTIASFLPLLDDIERTLSSVKEHKGIDSFVEGIKLIKINFNKILSEKGVVSIESVGNQFDPELHEAMMVENNSDYENNIVIEEFERGFKHGDRILRPSKVKVNRISDGE
- a CDS encoding helix-hairpin-helix domain-containing protein, whose protein sequence is MNKYFTQKESVAIGFLAIAFLVGEGVNFYREKAAKERLEKSLPLLVSENRKFLETTSMLEAQFEKENQGIEFNDNGSLKSLNINVVGLDALTLLPGVGKVIAGRMLDRRIRKGPFETAEELLAIKGIGPKKFKNIQPYLIINDSTMKYKNQ
- the rsmD gene encoding 16S rRNA (guanine(966)-N(2))-methyltransferase RsmD, with product MVRIISGTLRGNKLANFTGNDVRPTSDRIKEWIFNVLGNIEGSKVLDLFAGTGNLGIEAISRGAESVTFVDRSSKSLQLIKKNVTLMKLENSVEIQRKDSLKFIGKKNKGEFDLIFADPPYSYSDSSRLTLGVINILPQSGTFVYETSMKVSKNLPIEPGRVKKFGETVINIYRGEN
- the pilM gene encoding pilus assembly protein PilM gives rise to the protein MSADNNQKFPCVGISMEGSIIRSVELGVDNGKHKLLAVNEMEASSNLWEEIRSDSGNSEQLLSYLNPAIEALPEKPKSIAIALDSKSAVIKVHLVDTGLPEEEKDEFIQWEARKRLGDSYGEYAVTIYPLLEEIPKFSKYLSVSVKNETIELLDSICSSLDIPLEVIDVDVFAGINAVLFLNEQASSGKTSIFRYLENEYTVTNLIDGEFINSSLFHKEKDGSTFIVNSSSKDKDTEDIISSLSSDNPSSPLKIVDNIYIYQGAAQGALLKPLLEKDGDGRIMEVNPFSEIELGDGVNKAVFEDNPARFTETFGMAVRLLDNEEGS
- the coaD gene encoding pantetheine-phosphate adenylyltransferase → MKIAVYPGTFDPITNGHIDIIQRGLRIFDKIIVTVAVNPGKSPLFSLEERIEMIEQSIGAVENVEVAQFHGLIAEYLKSVNAIAMIRGLRAISDFEYEFQMSLMNRKLNEEVETVFLMPAQEYIHLNSTIIKEVASFNGDISEYVPKNVEDKLNEKYGR
- the pta gene encoding phosphate acetyltransferase, translating into MNPIDRIIHKATAVGSSLVFPEGEDLRVINAAAAIIESKIASVTLLGDVGKIQITASENNLDLNRISLIDASASEYENEFSEIVKSKLSDKDSSAESISEIVENPVNFGALMVSTGKVDGCIAGAVNRSGDVIRAALKFIGLDEKSRLLSGSFLMLSPDGNKAYTFADCGVIPDPSAAVLAKIAIASARNHNSLTGEEPRIAFLSFSTKGSANHKRVEKMREALQAAQKECPEYLMDGELQFDAAFDAKIGGEKAPESDVAGRANVFIFPDLDSGNIAYKIAQRMGGYEALGPILQGLKFPMNDLSRGCSSEDIVKVAAITAVQTENVNRKENNIYAHV